From one Diachasmimorpha longicaudata isolate KC_UGA_2023 chromosome 8, iyDiaLong2, whole genome shotgun sequence genomic stretch:
- the LOC135165399 gene encoding uncharacterized protein LOC135165399 encodes MAFKGKILLQASRARFIESLRAESASESVQALTVAELQSKLDMLENHWSMFDTLHVKLLTAKDNEEVLEHAYVTEEVYDKCLVMYSAARSKFMGWIKGLDESIDLSESFRRPSAPSPPASVAHRQFPKISLPTFSGAFSEWIPYKDLFLSMVVGSSALSTVEKFHYLLTSLTGEPKQLISTLPVTEDAFLPAWNALLARYENKRRLVSIQLGKLHAAPRVINRTAREYNALLNSVAEAVTALESLGRPVEHWDDMLVHLVSTRLDAKMLEAWEIELGSSTEFPTYAALREFVLGRALARETMEMHASEPPSTASSNPHQASKPRPSKGHPSSQTVTVYAPGQPARVYSASAGPTSQPMSGKESGSHSSRAVKPQPQPPSQSWADMCFRACPMCEEEHSLDRCSKFKALSPTERRSFVVLKHRCCNCLGKHNRESCRSLNKTCVVCRQNHHSMIHINRPQPTPQGSSQPRDSQRVVKTSRSLSPAHPYSPLPLGLTCLHSDMRYRRLRQSRRRAMTSLYGRLWRPRPGVILATALASLVLTDGASHEVRMLLDTGSELSFATRELVKKLSLPISPAVLPGVGISGSTSASNGFSQFSLKSLHSSKQILVKAYVLDSLTSSLPSFSASQPQHWEHLRGLQLADPHYLTSRPVDLLIGADFFGSIVEPQIIKGPSDSPIAMLTLFGWVVLGPTSAVTSAASLHHVSVSNEELSELLTSFWQQEEVSAAEGKDVALTKEEAECEEFFQRTHTRDRSGRYIVRLPLVRSPAELGDSLGRAKACLASLLRRLEKNQGSLQLYSEFLKEYEELGHMVCVPAVPVSGDSRILDRQPGEMTLAHGASASGGLRVSEGGWSYQDSGQSSSTRRSRSSAPAFYFPHHCVLRESSETTKLRVVFNGSSKSSSGVSLNDIQHTGAKLQRNISDVLLWSRQSRYIFMTDITKMFRQIKVHREDWPLQQILWRDSRGQICTYQLTTVPYGTKSAPFLACRVLDQLVKDEGHRFPLAVSPLSSGRYVDDICGGADEEDDLHFVAQQVAELCWAGGFPLAKWHSNSPSLLRALTPGGFSQSPKPLEDSTTKILGLKWDPSDDRLRFSIRLSVGVKPSKRIVLSEIAQLFDPLGLLSPVVIRAKALLQQLWLEKLDWDEELPVHLVQKWVRFREELAQVDQLSIPRWMGYRKDSRVEIHGFSDASLLAMSAVVYLKVTSEDGVSISLAVAKTKVAPLKKLTIPRLELNAAVILAKLTRYVIEQLNLDSAPVHLWTDSAVALAWICAHSSRWKEYVHNRVTVVQELVQQASWRYVSGKENPADCASRGISVAQLNGHHLWWTGPKWLRKEASQWPSGRATLDPSTDLEEKPGVTLAASLGRSSLWDLCSRYSSLYKLLRITAICQTVVGNMLRKLERKRGIIVPAVFSPGSMEAARLYWVKATQVHHLQAECDIISHGLQLKKSHPLTKLTAFIDQQGVLRVGGRLKFSTLGPESRHQAISPQGSVLAELIIRDSHQRTLHGGTQLTLAHLRRSYWIIGGRLPVRSFILKCVECARHRGIRAQQLMGQLPVARLVSDRAFSNTGVDYAGPVSLKTWRGRGHKTQKGWLVIFVCMATCALHLEAVTDYTADGFIAAYRRFVSRRGYCRHLYSDCGTNFIGADKELKKLFSAGAKEFQHLSAVCLKDGTCWSFNPPGAPHFGGKWEAAVKSVKYLLARTVRDTALTFEELSTLLSQIEAVLNSRPLQPLSEDPDDVACLTPGHFLIGEAPIALPEPSLEHLNVGRLSRWQLIQQRLQFFWKQWSTGYLQQLQSISKWHHPSNEIKVGSLVLLYDERFPPAKWPLARVTALHPGRDGLSRVVTIRTASTTLTRPISKLTSANDLYSFCVSNGVPDGGENVEATASCGEGWQHLLGEVCLTGRAGIQYISVAKVFSTALNIQLFARGLLTNPVFLVSQLFSPVNPHPPLYRFLCVLSPEQNAKWKISLLILLAKYAKNGKTLAVVTKVIVHNSDVLLYKMSKANGFFDCIEHTRLCKAGVGEKLYCQQMQNKWGAKKRKTRASFLISYSKHLPPRPNFQKVWKT; translated from the exons ATGGCGTTTAAGGGGAAAATTTTACTCCAGGCTAGCAGGGCTAGGTTTATCGAGAGTCTGAGAGCGGAGTCAGCCTCCGAAAGCGTGCAGGCTCTCACGGTGGCTGAGCTCCAATCCAAGCTCGACATGCTGGAGAACCATTGGAGCATGTTCGACACTCTACATGTGAAGCTGCTGACTGCCAAAGATAATGAGGAGGTGCTGGAACACGCTTACGTCACGGAGGAGGTGTACGACAAGTGCCTGGTGATGTACTCCGCAGCGCGCAGCAAGTTCATGGGATGGATCAAGGGTCTGGATGAGTCCATCGACCTCTCCGAGTCATTCCGTCGGCCATCTGCTCCGTCTCCACCGGCGTCTGTGGCTCATCGGCAGTTTCCTAAGATCTCGCTGCCAACATTCTCAGGGGCCTTTTCGGAGTGGATACCGTACAAGGATCTGTTCCTCTCCATGGTGGTCGGGAGTTCGGCGTTAAGCACTGTGGAGAAGTTCCACTATCTGCTGACGTCTCTCACGGGTGAGCCTAAGCAGCTGATCTCCACCTTGCCCGTGACCGAGGACGCGTTCCTGCCAGCATGGAACGCCCTCTTGGCTCGTTACGAGAACAAGAGGCGGCTCGTCTCTATCCAGCTGGGGAAGCTCCACGCGGCGCCGAGGGTCATTAACCGCACCGCCAGGGAGTACAACGCGCTTCTCAACTCCGTGGCCGAGGCGGTCACCGCGCTGGAGTCTCTCGGTCGTCCGGTGGAGCATTGGGACGATATGCTCGTCCACCTCGTTTCGACGCGGCTGGACGCCAAGATGCTGGAGGCCTGGGAGATTGAACTCGGCTCATCAACGGAGTTTCCCACGTACGCCGCTCTCAGGGAGTTCGTGCTCGGTAGGGCCTTGGCCAGGGAAACGATGGAGATGCACGCCTCGGAGCCGCCATCGACTGCGTCATCGAACCCTCACCAGGCCTCGAAGCCTCGGCCATCGAAGGGCCACCCCTCAAGTCAGACTGTGACGGTCTACGCTCCAGGCCAGCCTGCTCGGGTCTACAGTGCCTCGGCTGGTCCTACTTCGCAGCCTATGTCCGGGAAAGAGTCGGGGAGCCACTCGTCTCGGGCTGTGAAGCCTCAACCTCAGCCTCCGTCTCAAAGTTGGGCGGACATGTGCTTCCGGGCCTGTCCGATGTGCGAGGAGGAGCATTCGTTGGACAGGTGCTCCAAATTCAAGGCTCTGTCTCCTACCGAGAGGAGATCATTCGTCGTTCTCAAACATCGATGCTGCAACTGCCTGGGGAAGCATAATAGGGAGAGTTGCCGGAGCCTCAACAAGACCTGCGTTGTGTGTCGGCAGAATCACCACTCGATGATTCACATCAATCGTCCTCAGCCAACACCTCAAGGATCCTCCCAGCCTCGTGACAGCCAGCGGGTTGTTAAGACAAGCAGGAGCCTCAGCCCGGCCCATCCATACAGTCCACTGCCTCTAGGCCTGACATGTCTCCACAGTGACATGCGATACCGACGCCTGCGCCAGAGTCGTCGCCGCGCCATGACCTCTCTCTACGGCCGGCTCTGGCGA CCCAGACCAGGTGTGATTCTCGCCACAGCCCTAGCCTCGCTAGTCTTGACGGACGGCGCTTCTCACGAGGTTAGGATGCTGCTGGATACTGGTTCTGAGCTGTCGTTCGCTACAAGGGAGCTGGTCAAGAAGCTCAGCTTGCCGATTTCTCCAGCTGTGCTACCGGGCGTTGGTATCAGTGGTTCTACCTCTGCCTCTAATGGGttctctcaattttctctCAAGTCTCTGCACTCCAGCAAGCAGATTCTTGTCAAGGCCTACGTTCTCGATAGCCTCACGTCGTCGTTGCCGTCGTTCTCCGCCTCTCAACCTCAGCATTGGGAGCATCTCCGAGGGTTGCAGCTAGCGGATCCACACTATCTGACGTCAAGACCTGTCGATCTTCTCATTGGCGCAGATTTCTTTGGATCGATAGTGGAGCCGCAGATCATCAAGGGGCCATCCGATTCTCCTATTGCGATGCTGACTCTCTTCGGGTGGGTGGTGCTCGGGCCCACCTCTGCAGTGACGTCGGCGGCGAGCTTGCATCACGTCTCTGTCAGCAACGAGGAACTTAGCGAGCTTCTCACCTCGTTCTGGCAGCAGGAGGAGGTATCTGCGGCGGAGGGCAAGGACGTCGCTCTCACGAAGGAAGAGGCAGAGTGCGAGGAGTTTTTCCAACGCACCCATACCCGGGATCGCTCGGGGCGCTATATTGTTCGTCTGCCTCTCGTTCGCTCTCCCGCAGAGCTCGGGGATTCTCTAGGCCGCGCGAAGGCGTGCCTCGCGAGCCTGCTTAGGAGGTTGGAGAAAAATCAAGGATCTCTGCAGCTTTATAGTGAATTTCTCAAGGAGTACGAAGAGTTGGGGCACATGGTGTGTGTTCCGGCTGTACCTGTCTCAGGCGACTCTCGGATCTTGGACCGTCAACCTGGCGAGATGACCTTGGCACATGGGGCTTCGGCCTCAGGAGGGTTGAGGGTCTCCGAGGGCGGGTGGTCATATCAGGATTCCGGTCAGAGTTCGTCTACGAGGCGATCTCgctcttctgctcctgcgttCTACTTCCCTCATCATTGTGTTCTCCGGGAAAGTAGTGAAACTACGAAGCTGAGGGTAGTCTTCAATGGTTCCAGTAAGAGTAGCTCCGGAGTGTCTCTCAACGACATCCAGCATACTGGGGCCAAGCTGCAACGAAACATCTCTGATGTACTGCTCTGGTCTCGACAGAGCAGGTACATCTTTATGACGGACATCACGAAGATGTTCCGTCAGATCAAGGTGCATCGGGAGGACTGGCCTCTCCAACAGATTTTGTGGCGTGATTCTCGGGGCCAAATCTGCACCTATCAGCTCACCACCGTCCCCTACGGGACCAAGTCTGCTCCATTCCTCGCCTGTAGGGTTCTCGACCAGCTGGTCAAGGACGAAGGGCATCGGTTCCCTCTAGCCGTTTCCCCCTTGAGCAGCGGAAGATATGTGGACGACATCTGTGGTGGAGCTGACGAGGAGGACGATCTCCACTTCGTAGCTCAGCAAGTGGCGGAGCTCTGCTGGGCTGGCGGATTCCCTCTAGCGAAGTGGCACTCGAACAGTCCGTCTCTACTTCGTGCTCTGACACCGGGAGGCTTCTCTCAGAGTCCGAAGCCGCTAGAGGACTCTACCACAAAAATTCTCGGCTTGAAGTGGGATCCAAGCGACGACCGGTTGAGGTTCTCCATCCGTCTCTCAGTCGGCGTGAAGCCATCGAAGAGGATTGTGCTGTCGGAGATTGCGCAGCTCTTCGACCCTCTAGGGCTGCTCTCACCGGTGGTGATACGTGCCAAGGCTCTTCTGCAGCAACTGTGGCTGGAGAAATTGGACTGGGACGAGGAGTTGCCGGTGCATCTGGTCCAGAAGTGGGTTCGGTTCCGAGAAGAACTGGCCCAGGTGGATCAACTCTCGATCCCGCGGTGGATGGGATATAGGAAGGATTCTCGGGTGGAAATCCATGGCTTCTCGGATGCGTCTCTACTAGCGATGTCGGCGGTGGTCTATTTGAAGGTGACAAGTGAGGATGGTGTCAGCATCTCCTTAGCTGTCGCTAAGACGAAGGTAGCTCCTCTCAAGAAGCTCACCATCCCGCGTCTGGAGCTCAACGCCGCGGTCATCCTAGCTAAGCTCACAAGGTACGTGATTGAGCAGCTCAACCTTGATAGTGCTCCGGTCCATTTGTGGACGGACTCCGCGGTTGCTCTGGCGTGGATTTGCGCTCATTCTTCCAGGTGGAAGGAATATGTCCACAACAGGGTAACCGTCGTTCAGGAGCTTGTGCAACAAGCCAGTTGGAGGTACGTCAGTGGGAAGGAGAATCCTGCTGATTGCGCATCAAGGGGCATTTCGGTGGCTCAACTTAATGGGCATCATCTGTGGTGGACGGGCCCAAAGTGGCTACGGAAGGAGGCGTCTCAGTGGCCAAGTGGAAGAGCAACGTTGGACCCGTCTACAGATTTAGAGGAGAAGCCGGGGGTGACTCTAGCCGCTTCCCTCGGAAGATCAAGTCTCTGGGATCTCTGTTCGCGGTATTCCTCTCTCTACAAGTTGCTGAGGATCACAGCAATTTGCCAAACGGTTGTGGGGAATATGCTGCGGAAGCTGGAAAGGAAGAGGGGCATCATCGTTCCAGCAGTGTTCAGCCCTGGAAGCATGGAGGCAGCTCGGCTTTATTGGGTCAAGGCGACTCAAGTCCATCATCTCCAAGCCGAGTGTGACATCATCTCTCACGGATTGCAGTTGAAGAAGTCTCATCCGTTGACCAAGCTCACGGCCTTCATTGATCAACAAGGAGTTCTCAGAGTCGGCGGGCGGTTGAAGTTCTCTACTCTAGGGCCAGAGAGTAGGCATCAGGCCATCAGCCCTCAAGGCTCAGTGCTCGCGGAGCTCATCATCAGGGACTCTCATCAGCGGACGCTGCACGGTGGAACTCAACTCACCTTGGCACATCTCCGGAGGTCTTACTGGATTATTGGAGGTCGTCTACCAGTAAGATCCTTCATCCTCAAGTGCGTGGAGTGCGCACGTCATCGGGGGATTCGCGCTCAGCAGCTGATGGGTCAGCTTCCAGTGGCACGTCTGGTGTCGGATCGTGCTTTCTCTAACACTGGTGTGGACTATGCCGGACCAGTGTCTCTCAAGACTTGGAGGGGACGTGGTCACAAGACCCAGAAGGGTTGGTTGGTGATCTTCGTGTGTATGGCCACGTGCGCTCTCCATCTGGAAGCTGTCACGGACTACACCGCGGATGGGTTCATCGCCGCCTATCGGAGGTTCGTGAGTCGTCGGGGATACTGCAGACACCTGTATAGTGACTGTGGGACCAACTTCATCGGGGCGGATAAGGAGCTGAAGAAGTTGTTCTCCGCTGGAGCCAAGGAGTTCCAGCATCTCTCTGCAGTATGTCTCAAGGACGGAACGTGTTGGTCATTCAACCCCCCTGGAGCGCCTCATTTCGGGGGTAAATGGGAAGCAGCGGTCAAGTCGGTAAAGTACCTTCTCGCTCGAACGGTTCGAGATACGGCTCTCACGTTCGAGGAGCTCTCTACGCTGCTGTCCCAGATTGAAGCCGTTCTCAACTCCAGGCCTCTACAACCGCTCTCGGAAGATCCTGACGATGTGGCCTGCCTCACCCCGGGGCACTTCCTCATTGGAGAAGCTCCAATAGCTCTTCCGGAGCCCTCACTGGAACACCTCAACGTTGGACGACTCTCTAGATGGCAACTGATCCAGCAGAGGCTGCAGTTCTTCTGGAAGCAATGGTCTACAGGGTATCTGCAGCAGCTCCAGTCCATCTCCAAGTGGCATCACCCGTCCAACGAGATCAAAGTCGGCAGCCTGGTTCTTCTCTACGACGAGCGGTTCCCGCCAGCGAAGTGGCCTCTTGCTCGGGTCACAGCTCTACATCCTGGAAGGGACGGTCTCTCCAGAGTTGTGACCATCAGAACCGCCTCGACGACGTTGACCAGGCCGATCTCCAAGCTG ACCTCTGCAAACGATCTCTACTCCTTCTGTGTCAGCAACGGGGTTCCTGACGGGGGGGAGAATGTTGAGGCGACGGCCTCATGTGGCGAAGGGTGGCAGCACCTCCTGGGCGAGGTCTGCCTGACCGGCCGCGCTGGCATCCAG TACATCTCTGTCGCCAAAGTTTTCTCTACCGCGCTCAATATTCAACTGTTCGCTCGCGGCTTAT TGACAAACCCAGTGTTTCTCGTGTCACAGTTATTCTCCCCCGTTAACCCGCATCCCCCTCTCTACCGGTTTTTGTGTGTGCTCTCGCCGGAACAGAatgcgaagtggaagatttccttgttgatccttcttgc gaaatatgcgaaaaatggaaaaactttGGCCGTGGTTACCAAAGtaattgtgcataatagtgatgttttattatataaaatgtcgaaggcaaatggttttttcgactgcatagaacacacgagattatgcaaagcaggcgtgggggaaaaactctattg ccaacaaatgcaaaacaagtggggagcgaaaaaaaggaaaactcgagcatccTTCCTCATCAGCTATTCAAAGCACCTCCCACCAAggccaaattttcaaaaagtgtggaaaacttag